From Fusarium oxysporum f. sp. lycopersici 4287 chromosome 10, whole genome shotgun sequence:
ACTCTGAACCAGAAGAGTCTACCCAGCAGGAATCCAGAGGAATTGTAGCGCCGACAAAGACTGAGAAGAGCGAGGCGAAGCCGACTGATGGCGATGGTAAATATTCACCTGCTCCTTATGCTAGTCCGACTGGAGGGGATGAGACGGAGCCGACGGGATCGAAGAATGAACAGACCGCTGATGGAACAACCCGCAAAGCTGCAGCTACAGGTAGTGGAGgcaaggaggagaagacTACACTTGCTACTTCCAAGGGAGCTGCGCCGACATCGCCTGCTCAGGATTATGCCATTGATCTGGAAGAAGCTGACCTGGGCGACTATGCCGAGTTCCAAGGCGCCGGCGACAAGACCGTCGTGTAAGTTTCCCCAAACCCTCCCATACCCTCCCATACCCTCAATAAATACTGACTCCATTAGCATTCTCAAACCACCTCCCAACACCGAAGCAAAGTGCGATCTCCCCCCAACAAGCGACGAAGACGTCCCCGAGGGTGAAGACGTGCGCGTCATCCTTTCCGTGAAAATCGCAGACCTCAAGAAAGGCGTCAAGTCTGGTAATCGCTTGCAAATGCTCATTGACGGTTCGACTATTTACGATAAAGAGCTTTTGGGCactggtgatgaagaggagagtATTTCGAGCGATAAGTTCAAGGCTGCGCTGGATCAGAAGGTTAATGTTGTTCAAAAGGCGGGTGATAAGCCGGTGCAGGTAACTATTCAGGATGCGAATATCAGGAGTGCTATTAGCGGGGGCAGTAGAGGGGGCagtggaggaggtggaggttCTGGTGGTGGCTCTGGTGGTGGTTCTGGGGATGATGGTGATAACTCTGGTGATGGTGGCGGTGGAGGCGGAAGTGGCAGCGGAAGTGGCAGCGGAAGTGGCAGCGGAAGTGGCAGCGGAAGTGGCAGCGGAAAGTGGCAGCGGAAGCGGTTCAGGCGATGGTAATGGCGACAGCTCAGGCGGAGGTGCTTCTGAGAGTGCCTCAGGAACCCGGCGGCGAGGGCGCATCACCATCAAGTGTTTCCGGCAGCGATGGTCAAACCAACGTTGCTGGCAAGAACTTCATGGTCGGCGAGGTCCTCATCTATGCCCTCCCTCTTGCCGTCGCTCTCGTGGGATGAGCCCATGTAAAATTGGACATTCTTGTATCTAGTTCTTGGTGGTTGAGTTGGAGTTGTACAGATCGCCGAGCTATCGGGTTAATAATGTTGATGCATTGCTCCAGTTAATGAGAATTTGATGACGGTTTAATGACTGCATAGTTTACCAACGTAGAGCTTTGTCTGCTATCGCTGCCCACTCTATTTCTCATAAATTTCATTTTTTAAAAGCATACTGCTAACATTAGCCGTGATAACACTTGTGCTGTTGTCCTGCGAATGTGCCGTCGAAGGGAGCTGTCATAGGGGCTGTCACAGATGCTAGCAAAGCCTGAGGCTTGAAAGCGGCAGCAGGGGAAGGCATTTCTCAATCCCTCAGATCTGTAAATAATCCATGAACAGATCTTCTGTTATTTACATGCTAATTATAGATATGTCCTTAAATAGCCTCTTTTATTCCAAGAGTTGGATCCACGGTCTCTCCTCAAAGACTCCTTATTAACCTCCTCCATCCGGAGTTATCCAAAGTCAGTACCATCATTCAACAAAACACATCTACAGTCCTTTTGGTGACTATTTCTTTGGGCTATAGTTAGTAGAATAAATGCAACTGGAAGAGTCACAATCCTGAATCTTCTTGCGATACGTGGTCCCGTCTTTTCTCGTGAACGTTCTCCACTCGCAACAATCAACTAGGACGCGATCTGAGCCTGCCCTGGGCTGGACTTCAGTGGTCTCCATTTCGCACATCTTGAGGGTTTTAAGattagtaaattaatattGTTGATAGTATTGTTTTTGAAACTCAGAGGTCTTGAAAATAATTAAGGGTCAAGTTGTATGCTACAGTAGGAGAGAATCGCTATTTATACTTTCTGGCTGTTTGTGATCTAGCATCTACAATAAGAGTACAAGCTCCCCCGTGGTCTTTGAAATGGGACATGAGTAAGAAGCATCTTGAGTCTGTGCACTATATGTTTGCCATTTGGGTGTATTAGTAGCATCTTCACGAACCATGCCATAGTAATTTCATTGGCTATAGTCAGAAGAGCAAGGCACCTGGGCAGGACAGCTTTAGTTTTAGGAGTCATGAACAGCCACGCGATATTGTCGTAAACATACATTCACATTTAAACGTGGTAATACTGATATCCTGTGCCTTTCCAGAATATGGCTGCATTGTACGACCCAGGCGCCCATGTTCATCACGTCACGATTAGTTCATTTATCTTCGTGACAGGGGATTCATCGCTTCTCGAACTGTTCCACCGGCTACTTCCGTCTGCTGAGCTTTCTGGTTAATCTATTCAGACAGGTCATTTGATCAAGTGTAGTAAAAAGCCAACCAAAAGCCTAGGGCTTCTCGTCAGAGATCGCAATGCATGTAGTAAGGCGATTCACCGGCCTGATAACAATACTAATTCAGGTTTTCTCTGATTTTTATTGAAATATGTTACACCTTTGCAGTATTCCTGCTCAAGAACTCCTGACTAAACGCATAGTCAGTATACCCCCTCGCTATCTTGGGAGTATAAAAGTACGTCCTATCATATCCTTCCAATCCAATACCCGTCTTCAAACGAAACACAAGATCCGGATTCGCAACAAAATATCTCCCAAAAGCAATCAGAACATCATATCCCTTGTacatctcatcaacagcgGTTCTAGCTGAGTCACTCTTGAAGCCGCCCGAGAGGACCACAGGACTTGTGTTGTTCCACAGCTCAACAATCCACCGAACTGTCCGTTGACCACCGCAATCAGCATCATCGTTACCGCGTATACGAGCTTCGATGAGATGCAGGTATGCTAGGCCAAGTGGTTTGAGTTGCTCGATGAGGTACTGGAACTGAGGATCGGGGTCGTCCATGAGCATGCCTAGAAAGTCGCTGTAGGGACTGAGACGCATTCCAGTCTTATCGGCTCCGACGGCTGCGATGACGGCTTTTGTGACTTCGATGTGGAATCTAGCGCGATTCTCAATACTTCCTCCCCAACGATCTGTGCGTTTGTTGCAAGTATCCTGTAAGAACTGATCAGGTAGATACCCATTCGCACCATGGATCTCAACGCCGTCAAAACCCGCCGCGATAGCGTTTCTCGCAGCAGAGACATAGTTCTCTATAGTAGTCTGGATATCGTCCTCTGTCATTTCTTGAGGAGTTGGCATTGATGGCTCGGCCGGAACAACACTACTGGAAAGAAGAGGGTAGCCCTTCCTCCGCAGAACATCAGGGTTGCCAGCTCGTCCTTGATGCCAGAGCTGACAAAAGACTTTACAGCCCTTTGCGTGAATGGCGTCGGTTATACTGCGCCACGCTGTGACTTGAGCATCGGACCAAATTCCAGGTGCATTGTCGGAACCGGCTGTGCTTTCGGATATGAAGGTTGCTTCACTGATGATGAGAGTACCAGGTGTTGATGCACGTTGTTCGTAGTATTCTATTCTCTCCAGTTAGTTTTGTTTATTCATCAGCGTTTAATGGATTGATTTGTTACCACTGACCTCTTGTCATTGAAGTTGGGCAATGATCATCGTCGCAGCGGTATCTGGTCAGAGGCGCCATAACAATTCGGTGCTCCAGAGAAGTTGACCCAACGGCCAGTGGCTCAAAGAGTCGTGACATGATGTCTCTGTCCGCCAACAATTCAGTTTTCAGATAAAACCAGCTTGCGAACCAAGTATCGAAATAATCGCAGCATTAAGAAAAGTCCTGTATCAAAGCCCCTTCAATAAATATGCATTTCCAATACCCATCCTTCCATCATCCCCACCACTAACTGAGGTACTCGGTGGGTAAATGGTATTGAAACCCACCAAGATCCACCCTTATCGCAATCATCCGGAAAACTTATCCAGACGTCGGAACAGAAGATGCCGACAGAGAACCAGCACTACACCAGCCGCTTTATTCCCGACGGGGACATTCTTGGCCGACGGGGACCTTTGCGAATGTGCTCGTGTCTCGTCGAATGAACACAAGGTGGGGGATTCGGGAATAAGGGTTCCTGACGGGAAATATGTGAGCTGAAGAATTTGATGATGACATTGCAAAATTGATCATCGTTTCTTGTCTGGGTGGAGGCTGTTGCGTGTCAGAAATACAAGGACTTTGGCGAAGCtggtcatcttcttcctctctcttGTACTCCCTCTGTCTTGTCGCAAGCAAGATACTTCGCAAGTGATCGTCAACATGAGTCCCGATTCTAAGAATTTCGACACATCACAAGCATGCTCCGAACAGATCACAAAGGACGAGTCACCGTCTCAGCTTGCCAGCGATGAGAAAATACGAATCGCCAACATCGACAGCGGTTCCAGAACACAAATAGCAGAACAAAACAGCACAGACCAAAGCGACGCCGAAAGCATAGGCGGCCAACGCAACAGCGACCTCCCCCGAAAACGCCTTCTTATCTCCATAACCGCCCTATCAGTATGCCTTTTCGTATCTTTCCTCGACCAAACGAGCGTGTCAACGGCTACACCCGCCGTAGCTGGCGAGCTCGAAACAGGAACTTCAACGTCATGGATCGGAACTTCGTTTTTAATAGCGTCTACGGCATTTCAGCTGATCAACGGCCGACTTTCGGATATTTTCGGGCGGAAGAATATGCTATTGTTATGCCTGTTTCTCATGGGTGTTGGTGATCTTGCGTGCGGTTTTGCAAAGACGCCGGTGCAGTTGTACGTTTTCCGGTCGattgctggtgttggtggtggggGGATTAATAGCTTGGTCATGATTATCGTGAGTGATATCACATCACTACAAAATCGAGGCTACTATCAAGGTGAGTTGTCATATACATGCTTAGCGAGCCTGGATTGACAAAGATTAGGTATGTTAGGAGCCATCATTGCCCTTGCAAACGGCGTCGGACCCTTCCTAGGCGGTGCGATCGTTCAATCTGCGACTTGGCGATGGGTCTTTTGGATGATACCCATCATCACTCTGCCTACAACAGCGATTATCTGGTTCTACCTCCCTCTAAAGCATCGATCCGGAGGGTACATGgagaagataaaaaagaTCGACTACGGAGGCATCGTTCTCAACATTGCATCAACACTACTACTTCTGATCCCCATATCTGGAGGAGGCGTCACATATGCCTGGACGTCAGCTTTCTTCATCGccaccgtcatcatcagTATCTTGCTAGCCGTCCTCTTCGTTCTGTTTGAATGGAAATTGGCAAAACTACCGATTATGCCTCTTCGACTATATCGTGCACCTCATTGCTGGGCGCTATACCTGCAGTCTTTTTTGACGGGTTTGGCTTACTTTGGCAACTTCTTCTATCTACCGCTGTACTTCCAATCGGTCCTTGGATACGACGCACTAGTTGCCGGTGCTCTCATCTTAGCAGTGGTCATTCCAACATCACTCACGTCTATCCTTTCAGGGCAGTACATGAGTCGCGTGGGAAGTTATATGCACTGCATCCTAGCTGGTTTCGCTCTATGGACGCTTGGAAATGGCCTTACGCTTATCTTTGATCGTGAGACGAAGCTGGGCCCGCTAATCGCCATTCTCATCGTTGAGGGCGCGGGTATTGGGTTCACTCTGCAGCCTACACTCGTTGGGATGTATGCAAACGGTCGCAGTGAGGACAGAGCAGTGACGACTGGTTTGCGAAACTTTATCCGCACAATTGGCGGAGCGTTTGGAGTAGTCATCTCGGGTGTTATCCTCTCTAACACGTTGAACAAAGAGCTTGGTGGTAAAGGCATCGTGTCCAACGACACAATTGCTCAATTgacatcatcaacatacTCTTTGAGCAGTATGGGCTTGTCGCAACAGGATCAGGATATCATTCTAGATGCATACATGAAGGGTCTGTACTACACATTTGTCTTCTTTACGGTATGCTCGGGATTAAGTCTGGTTCTGACGTTCTGGGTTGGAAACACGAGCCTCAAATCGCCTGCAAAAACTGAGGACGCGTCAGGTTCAACAGATCAGGAGATGACGGAGGATGAGAGACCTGGGCAGGTCGATCTCGAAAAGGCACAGCGATAGAGATAGAGCTTTTTGAGTTATCACAAGGAATAAAAGTTTTTGACAATTGTTCTTGACTATTGCCCACAAGGaattgttggtgatggagggAAAACGCACCGATTGGAGGCGGCTGGAAACCCTGTTCATCGATCGCGCACCAGACGCGAAAcgtgacgaggaagaagagaggtaCTAAGAGACTACCGACAGTACTTTATCTCACGCGCGAAGAGCATTCGAGTTCAAGTCAATCTGTTAGTGCAATAACTTAGAGACCCCTGCTAGTTGGGTATTTAGATCTAGGCGACTTTTTCCCTGAAGCCAAAGTGGCTTTTTTAAGGATGTAGGCTCAGTGCACTCTCACCATCTGAGTTTAATTTCTTAGGCCTTGAGCAACAGACTTGTGTATTGACGGACACATCCGCCTTTCTCTTGTGCAATTAAGAGAACGACTGTAATAGGTAGTAAATAATAGCTATAGCTTTGGTCAGAAAGATAAATCGTCTAAGCACTCTGTATTACGACTATACTTTGCTGCTTGTCCCATTCATTGAGCGTTCTGTCGCTCTTACCCTACAGATCCTGAGAGAGATCTTCAGGTCCTGATCCGGGTCAGGAAAACGCCCCTAGCGCGGGGTCATGAATCGTGTCTGTGATAAGAAACGCGGGGAAGATAACGGACGTTGCATCTTGACTGGGGACGATAAGCTCTTGGTTGACCCCGTTTATTCCCGCTTATCACTCAACGCTTTGTACGATAATGCTATACCGGTTGGGTATAGGAAGGTCGTAGGAGACATCGGGCCAGAATTCGCCGAAGGGTTCGCAATAAGTTGGCCGGCATCGAGATAAGGCACTGATACAGCTTGTTTATAGCCCAGCCATCAGCCCATAGTTCAACAATTGTCTAACTGTGTTGATACAAAAGTTTCATTCTCAGAGTCTAGTGTTATTGCCTATCATGCCTACAACTTACGCCTCACACCCCGATTACGGCTATGACCGCGACTTTAAGGGATATGGAGAGAAGGGTCTAGCAGGGTTGAAGTGGCccaacaacgccaagatcgctGTATCATTCGTCATCAATTACGAAGAGGTAAATCCAACTGCACAGAAGAAAACCGGCAATTACATCTTCATAGCTAAAACTCGTGGCATTTTAGGGCGGCGAGCGCTGTGTTCAAAGTGGCGATGGCGTCTCAGAGACAAACCTCCGCGAACACCCTACAACACCACGCATGAACGAGCGCGACCTCAACGGTGAATCAGAGTACGAATATGGCTCTCGCGTTGGTTTCTGGAGATTgttcaagctcttcaaccaGCATAAGATGAAGTTCACGCTTTACGCTGTTGCCCAAGCTGTTGAGCAGCAGCCTGAAGTAGCTACCCGCTGTGTCGAAGAGGGCCATGATGTAGCTTCCCATGCTTACCGCTGGGTagatcatcatgattggtctgttgagaaggagaaggaatACATCAAAAAGGGCATCACAAGtttgaagaacttgactGGATATGCGCCTAAGGGATGGTACTACGGCCGTCCTTCGCCGCACAGCCGCACTCTGATTCCTCAGGTTTACGAAGAAATGGGTGAAGAGCTCGTTTGGGCAAGTGATACATACGCCGACGACGTACCATACTGGATTGATCTCCCCACCGAGCGAGAAAAGCCAAACCCCAAGGGCTGTCTGATGGTTCCGTACAGCTACGACTGCAATGATTTCAAGTTCCACGTCGTCACTGGCTTTCGCGACTCTACCAGTTTCTACACTCATCTCAAGAATGCATTCGATGTGCTGTatgaagagggagaggcggGTGAGCCCAAGATGATGACTATTGGCTTGCATTGTCGTATTATTGGACGGCCGGGACGGTTTAAGGCTTTGAAGGATTTCGTGGAGTATATTGCACAGAAGGAGGGTGTTTGGGTTGCGACGAGGACGGAGATTGCTGAGGCTTTTAGGGAGCAGTTTCCTTACAAGAAGGGTGAGTTGGCTTAAtagaaatatttaaatagaTGACTCAATAATCGGTTGTATTCCCACGATCTGCTTTGTCCTATCCATAAAGACCGAGGAGAAGCCAATAGTTTCGAGGACGACAACAAAAATTCATTTAACACATGTTTCATAGTTCTTCGATGATTTAGATAATGCAAGACCATTCACATCACTCATTGTCCGCTATAGTCCCAACCTCTACTCAGATCCAAGTCTCCCTGCGACAAGTTCCAAACATCTTTACAACCCTTCGCCGCTCCAGAAAACACATTAGAAGTGGACAGATCCGCAGCGCTAGGATCTTCACCAAGCATCTCATTCCACATGTGCCAGCCATGCCAACCACCAGGtgcttcctcatcaacctccatGAAAGCCTCTTTAACAGCGTCGGAGACAAGATCGCGCATTGTGATATCGTCTGCCTCATTGCTGTTCTGTAAGTTGGAGTGAGGCTGATAAGATGATAACCCTGGGCTGGCACTGAAGCTTGGTCGGTCGAACTTGGCCTGCAAAGGCGGATTCTGATGTGCACCCATTCCAGTATCACCAGACAGTCCACCGGGGCTTATGAGAGTCTTTAGAAGACTGCCAGATAGTGCATCAAAGATGTCGCGATACTTGACGGCACCTGCCCATTTCTCGCCAAACACAGTGAGACTCTGAGAACATGCTTGTGTAGCTTCGACAACATGATAGCTGAATAGGCTCTTGTCCTTCCAGATACAGTACATTAAAGTAAGTCCTGCGACGAAACAGCTATGCAGTGAGATCATAGTGTATGTAAGCGTCCGTTGCTGATTCAGTCGCTTGTATGCTACGCAGACACATGCAGCTGATCGCGCTGTTGTGATGAACCGAGGATCAGTCGTGGCTAGAGATGGAAGCAAGACTGTGAAGAGGGCTAAGACCGCTTTATGATATTGACTACTATCATCAGTCTTTGTTCGCCAAGATGACATGAAGGGATACTTACAGACTGTAAAAGTCTCCGGCATCTTGGTTAGTACTCTCAGGATCATAGAGCCACGTAATCTTGCCATTGTCTTTGGGTGACTGGGGTGTTGTTTGGATCCATCTGTCGAGGTCTGCTCGTATAGACGCCATCTTCTGATCCAGCTTGACTCGTTCCTCAACTGGACCGGAGAAGATATCTTTGTCGACCCTGAAAACAGTCCGGTGAATACGTGACTGGATCTTTTCCAGCTTGATGATATGGATGAAGGGTTCGATGTTACACCACTCAACAGCGTGTTCATCATTGAGAGATACATGGGTCAGATCCCAGTATTCTCGGCCAGGGTTGGGCATCTAACTTCAGTCAGAATGTTATTCTAACGGTAGGTGAGGGTGACTTACCGAAACATTGATATCTCTATCAGATATCGCAAAGGCCCTACCAAGAACAACGCTTGTTCCTCGGTCAAGACAATAGCACGACCAGAAAGCCCTTCGCCGGATCTCCAGATCTCTTGCGACGTCTGCAGTTGGGGCTGGTCCTTGTCGCTCACGATGCAAACCAAGCTCAATACATAACGAAACCGCATAGCGGACCTGACTCCAAGCACCAGCTCCATAAGGCGACCTCTGGCCATGAACAGCAAGTAATAAGAGAAACTGAACGGTAGCAAGATTGTGCTGCTCTAGGATATAATCCATTGGTTCAATCGCAGCTAGCAAGTGTTTTTCAGGATCGACTTGTGATGATTTGCGTGTAAGTTGTTCGAAACGTGCGGCGATGGCGTAGATCAGGTGCATGATGCTTCGTTGGGTCATGGACAGAGCACCCTGTTGATACTGGACTTCGAAAAGCTCAGAGTATTTCTTCCTGTCTAGGATTGGCCATCGGGTGTGCATTCGGTCAAAAAATATGTCGAAGAGATGGCGAGCTTCGTCCGGGAAAGGAAAGCCGTGAGATGGTTCATCCGGATGGAGGTGAAGGGTTGGAGCTAGACTCTCGAGGTATGGATCAACGGAAGGATTTGATTGTCTTGGAAAATTGCTCGGACGAGTAATGTCATTTCTAGAGTTATGAAAGATGGAGCGCTGTATCATTCGAGCGATAGCAGCACCTGAACTTGAACCAAGGTATGATGGATCTGGAGTTGCTTCAGCTGTACCAGAGGCGCAGAGTGAAAGGTAGGCGACGCCATCAATGATAGAGTTGCGCTCATAGCCATCGAGATCTTCAGATACAGACCCACggtgagatgatgaggactCAGGATAAGCCTGTGTGTTGACAGCGTCATTGTCTtggccatcaacaacagaagacgGCGCGAGGGTCTCAAAATGATCTTGCGCATGATCTGGTAGTCTGGCCTCGAGGAATGCGATACGTTCTTCGAGGGCATTGATATATAAGGTCTTGCCTCCTGGGTATTGCGGTCGGATTGTTCTCTCGTAGATACACGGAGTACCGACTCTTTCACAGGACTTACATGTTGGATGTGAGCCATCGCACTAGGGTCTCTTGTAAGTATAACTGCTAGGGAGTGTGTAAGGCTGACTCACCCGTTGTTTACGTCTCTTGCATCGCTTACAGGCCAGTGCAACGCGACCCTTGCGACCTGCTGTAGCATCGGACTGCCTTCCCATGGACCCCTAGGGAGTGTCAGCGACATTGGTCTACAAGACACAGCCCTTTACCCGAATAATTACTTACGATTCGATCTTGAAGCATTGGATACCTACCTTCAGTGGTCCGAGGATCAGTTCCGTTGTCGTCCATAGTTCTCATGTTTTTTATCCTAAGTCATGATATGTTAACGCCCATTCTAAACTCTCCATGATAGTGCGTGATTTCTCGAATGATGAGCTGCTAGACAAGATGAACAGCGACTAACTTGGTGAATCGCTACTTCATGAACCAGCCACTTGGGATCTCTCCATTGGCTGTATGACGTTCTTGGTGACTGCAAAACCCTGGCATTGACTCACATGCAAATTAACGTGTTCACTCATACAAACTTTCGGTTCATTGAAGCCGGTCAGAATGAACAATCACAAACTCCAGATAAGATCCAAGAAAACAGAATATTTCCCCAGACCCCAGAAACCGCACACGTTGTCTGCCTGTCAACCCAGTGGGTCCGTTATCTTCGGGCAACCTTATCTATGCCCAGACCAAACTAGCCCCCTGTAGCGTTACATAGTGAACATCACCATTGATAGAGACATGCTATCGAGCATGATTGGCTTCATTCCTTATCAGACTCTCCAATCGGACGGTTAAACCCCGCCTTTTATCAAGGTGCTATATCCGGTGCGACTCAGGGACCGCGCCACTGGAACTGGAACGTGAGTAATCGTCGGGAGAAAAGTACCCGATAGAGTACTGATAGACATTGCGACTCTAAGGCAGCTAAGGTCTGGAGAATAGATTGGAGATTATGATGTAAGGTTGGCTATTAGATATCAAGCAAGAAGATCCCAATTTTGCGCATGCCGATTATTGAGACATTGTTCAAGAGCTTGAGAGACTGAGGCATAACGAACAAAGAAACGAAGGTATCTCAACCATGGTAAACATCCCATCTAGGAGCGAGCTCACGGCTCCCTTTCGATCGAAGGAAGCTTTTGTCAACTTTGTCAAGACATCTGAAACGGCAGATGGTCAGACTCGAGTCGGTAATGAGCGATGGTCTAATAAAGATCTTGAACCTACGCCACCAGAGCATCG
This genomic window contains:
- a CDS encoding NADPH2 dehydrogenase; translation: MSRLFEPLAVGSTSLEHRIVMAPLTRYRCDDDHCPTSMTREYYEQRASTPGTLIISEATFISESTAGSDNAPGIWSDAQVTAWRSITDAIHAKGCKVFCQLWHQGRAGNPDVLRRKGYPLLSSSVVPAEPSMPTPQEMTEDDIQTTIENYVSAARNAIAAGFDGVEIHGANGYLPDQFLQDTCNKRTDRWGGSIENRARFHIEVTKAVIAAVGADKTGMRLSPYSDFLGMLMDDPDPQFQYLIEQLKPLGLAYLHLIEARIRGNDDADCGGQRTVRWIVELWNNTSPVVLSGGFKSDSARTAVDEMYKGYDVLIAFGRYFVANPDLVFRLKTGIGLEGYDRTYFYTPKIARGYTDYAFSQEFLSRNTAKV